In Triticum urartu cultivar G1812 unplaced genomic scaffold, Tu2.1 TuUngrouped_contig_6957, whole genome shotgun sequence, the genomic window ttatatacgtggccaggggacACCCCATAGACAGAACAATTGAATTTCTAGATCCCAACAAAAACAATGCAACAACCGGAGCTAGAAATTCAAATGATGACAATGTGAAGCAAGTCAACATGGCTTTGGACTCCAATCTCATTTTGGTTCAGCCAACCACTTGTGTATAGTAAACGCAAAACTTTTTGACGCTTTCTTGGATCATGGACCATCTATATTAGAAAGAGCCCTCACTGCGAGTGGTATGGATAGAGTTCGGCTGCACATACTTCTTGTGTTCATAGTAGTATTTGTGGATTTTGTTTACCAATACTTAACACCCTTTTGCTCGGTTCCACAAATTGGATACATGCTTGTGGCCAACCAAGATTCACATAACAACACATTCTCATGGCTTGTGAATGCCGGACCTCTTGCCTTTGGTTCTTTCCTTTTTACGATGTTTGCCCGACTTCATACATGGGGAATTGGTATCAATAAGTCATAATGCATAGACTCTTGACCATCATGTATCATGTCCATCATAAATGTGTCCTACAATATGCACCGCAATGAAACTACATCCCTAGATTTATCCAATGGCATGTGCAACAAACGAAGCATGCGATTCAATGTCATATGGGGCAAGAATGTACCTGGTCTTGGTCGGGCATATCGTTGAATAACAGGTGGGCCTGCACGGCGCCGACGTTTCACAATGTTGTCCGCAACCTTTGGAATTGCGGCGACTCCTACATTGTCTCCGCGGTAGCGACGTCTTCCGTCCAGCCATCCGGGATGGCCCATTTGGGTGGTGGAACAGAGTTTGGCGCCTTGTTATTTCAcggcggacgacacggaggcgGTTGCCAGACTAGACATACATATATCCATGTCTCTAGCCTTCTCCGCCACTCCCCTCTCCGCAGCTACCGTCTTCGTAACTTCCTTACGCGCTGCCGGTTGCGCCAATCTGTTCGAGCGATGTTCTCCGCCTTGCAAGAGACGATGGTCGGTACCCCCACATGGAGGCGGTGGGGGACGGGGTGCTCGGTGTCGACATCTACGATGCCGGACAAGGACAGCGGCGTGGACAGGGAGCAAAAGTGGATGAAAGCGACAACTCAAACGCAAGAAACTGAGGACGAGAGTGGGATGAGGGCGATCGATTTGGTGGACTTGGTCAATTTGAAGCCGATTTAGGATATCAAGAAGCTCGCGAGGAAGTTGCCACGCTCGTAGAAGTACTCGGCCTTCTCCACCCTCGTGTCGTCGTCAACCTATCATCACATTGTTGCACAGAAACGCGACAGTGTTTTCTCGGTTACTGGTTTACTGTAAATCTGAACTTTGAATGACAATGATACACGAGTACTGTGGAACTCACGTGGAAAATGCAGACGCCAAAGAACTCGACGCGGTGGCCGTGAGGGGGGTGGCCCTTGAACGGCCCCTCCATGTAACCCCAGTGCCGGAACTTGAAGGCGACCCTCGGCGGGCCGCTGTACACGTCCAGCACCTCGATGGCGAAGCCCCTGGGGAACGCCGTGAGGAACGTCGACATGCCGGAGTCGACCGTCTCCTTGTCCGGGTCGTAGATGCGGTGCTCCGGCGGCAGCTTGGTCGCCAGGAACGCGTTGTAGCCGCCGATGGCGCTCTTCTGGTCCTCGGGGCGCACCTTgtggaccatctccatctcccaGCTTTTGAGCAGGCGCTGCACCTTCTCTTCCAGAGACCCCTCCGGCCATTCCTGTTGCACTCGTGTTAACCATGGAAGAACTTTGGTGAAGCATTAGTAGTGAAGAAACATGTCGTGTGGACAGGTTTAGTGGTACCTTGGTCCTCTCTTCCTCGAAGAGCTTGTTCACCAGGTCGTAGTTGGGAGGGGCTCCATGCCTCCACACGGTGTTCTTCTCGCCATCGCCGTGCAGGAACGACCGGTACTTGTCTCCTCCTTCAGCAGAAGCCATAGCTAATGGCGTTCGGCTCAATTCAAGGGGCAACGTGGGTTATGTTTGGATGAAGACTGCAAATCAAATAAACGATTGATTCCCTACTTGTAGGAAAAAAACAGATGTAGACACTAGAGAAGAAGAACCACATCATCGCACACGTCACTGCTGGAAAAAGGACTAGTAGGAGTATACCCACCAATCCAAATATCCAATCCGCGACTCGTCCCTGTAGCAGAGGCGCGTCCACTCATTGTTGCTAAGTCTGCAGTGAAGTTTGTTTTTTAAAACTGATCGTGGAAGTGAGTAAAAAATGTTAAATCCAAAGAACCAAATGCGCAAGCGTACAAGCAGCTGGTTGCGGCGTTCCCTTGCATGTTTTGTTTCTATCGCTATTTCGTGATCGCCAGCTACTATCCCCTTATCCCCTCTTTTACGCCAGGCTGGATTGATTTACATTTGCTGTAAAACCATATTTATTTTTAGATTTGTTGAATTTGTTGGCTGTGTGCATCGTGCTATGTAGTGGCCGGGCATTCTTTCAATGCAGTTGTATCACTTCGATATATTAATTGAATAAAATATTCTTTATAAATTAAGTAAAGGTTCTAGGCCTGGTGGCTATGGTCACTGCCATCTGAACCGGTTTTTTTTAGTAAATTCCATCTTCTGTACCCTAAGTTTCAACTTTGTGACAATCTACCTCATTTAACAGATTTTCCATCTTTTTACTCAACTTAATCAAAAATGTTGCCACTTTTTAACCCATGTAGATTATTTTCGTTCTAACTGGTTGGCTCACTTTTAATCTGGTCAATCGTTTTTCACTATTTTTCTctgttttattttttttcttccaaCCGCACCCACGCGCCCATCCGCCGTAATGGCGTACGCTGGGGGAGGTGGGTTGCTGGCTGTCACCTCAACCATCATTTGCATTGTTCTCGTGGATTTGTTTGTCCTTATCCAAAGCACCGCATGGAAGACGCAACGAAACCTATGGGTCGTTTACTATGGGCACTGGGGGGAGCCGAGTTGGTTGGTGTTCGATTTTGTGTTAGGTGTTTCGCTAAACTGACATCTGGGATCTCTGAGGAGACGCACAAGGTGTGGGCCATGTAAAGGTGATAAGGGTAAAACAAAGAGTGGGGCGCGGCAGTGGTGACGAATCAACCACGGCGGGGACAGGCCGGAACGAGTAAGAAGAATGCGGTAACTGCGATAGAGGGCTTCCTCAGTTGGTTCCTTCCATGGAGTTGCTCAGTGAGCCTAGTTGAAAGGTATTACACATCTAGCCGCGTAGAGGGGTGGACTTTGATCACGTGTTCGAAGGCCAGGACAGTGGCAGTAAGAGGGTGTTGCTGCGGCTGAAAAACTTCACCTAGAAGAAGAAGAGGTGCTCCTGGTTGTGCCGGCCAATCGTTTGCTCATTGTTTCGAGATGAGGTGCTTCAAGGGGCTCGTCGAAAATGTCATACATGTCGGGGCCAAGGCTCCTTTCTTCCTCGGCCTCCGGATCACAGTCGTCGTGGTCGGGGTTGGCGTCATCGTGATCTTTTCATCGCCGGTGACGTCGCCATCATTCTGGTTGTCGGTGTCGTCCTTTGCTGCATCACAGTTAGCGGTATCACTGTTTCTAGTGCCTCATTGCTTGCATCGTCGTTGCCAGTGCCACTATTACGGTGGCCTCTGAGTCGGCGTTTTGGGGGTCCTCCCCTCCTCCTCTGTTTTTGGGAGTGTCTACCATGTAGACATCATAGATGGAGGATGCCGCCCACTTGCCGGTGTTGGTGACGCCTGGTGGCAAGGTAGTATCTGAACTCTCACCGACATCTTCATCCAAGTCGGTTGCCTCCTTGGAGGCGCAAGCTAAGATGTCGGTCAAGTCCTCGATGGTAGCAACAAAATGGGTGGTGGGCGGGCTGAAACTTTCAGCTTTATCCGGCTCTTCCTAGATCTGATTGTACATTGATTTTCGATCATTTGAGATCGCACGCCTATGGATTTGATCTAACATCTTGTTCAGAAGTGCCTTATCGCTTTCTCCCATAACTTGGTTGTAGGTTGGGCTCGGTTGGAGTTTGCCCTAGATGCGATCTGACATGGCCTCGGGGTCTTTATCAGTCAGGCCTGATGCTTGATATGTCACCGTAGTACTCGACTCCGAGCTCAAGGCCGGATCCGAGGCAGGATCCGCGCCATGGTCCTTATCTGGGTTCGACTCCTTGATCTGGACGAAAGCGTCAGTGTGGACTTCGGCCTGGTGTGACACCCAGCTCGAAAACGCAAGCTCACCGCGTGAATCCGCATTGTATTCCAGGTTTCGAAATCTAATGATCTGTCCTGGAGGAAGATTTTTGATCTGGCCGAGGTGGCCAGTCGAATCACCGTAAAGCGGGATGCTCCGAAAGACAAAGCGTTGTCCTGGGAAGAAGGTCATATCGAAGTCGACGCTGTCGTCGATCAAGAGGCATGCCGTTGAGCTGATTTGATTTCCCAGAGGGACCTATATGGGCCACCAATGTCGGAGCCAAATccggtagatctcgggtaggggatccttATCGGTTACTGTTGGCTAGATGGTAACAAGGACACAGGGGACACgaggtttacccaggttcgggccctctcaaagAGGCAAAACTCTACGTCATGCTTTGTGTGTATTGGTTATGGAGGGGGTACAAGGTACAagtgatctaccatgagatcggatgTGAATGACTTACCCCTCTACGTCCATGGTGTCTTGGTTTATATAGACTATATGGGTACCTAGGGTTTACATATGATAGGTTGTATCTAGGGGGTAAGCGTGTTGAGGACTATTTCTACATTTTGgggtgcactccaagtcttcagACGCCTCTCGAAGCTTTCGGATCCGATGAATGAGGCCCACCAGTGACAGGATTGGGGGGATCCTCGGCCCAACCCAAAGGCGGGCATCCGACAAGCCGAGCACCCCCTAATTCAAGACTCCGTccgttttttcttttctttctttttgtttttttgcctttCTTTTGTTTCCTTTGTGTTTTTTGGTTTTTATAAGTTTTGTTTGTTCTCTTTCTACATTTTCCATATACACCAGGAACAATGTTTATATACacatacacatttaacattttccaaatatGTGATTAACATTTTGACAACATATATTTTGATGTTTacttttttcatacacattgtacattttttgGACACATCATGAATATTATATATATACACGTTTAACATTTCAAAAATACATGATTGACATTTTTTAAACATATACTTTTTGATGTCTACTTCCTCCATAAGCATTctatattttttgtatacatAAAAAACATCTACACATACACGTTTCACATATTTCAAATTCATGATTAAATTTTTTTATGTCTGCGTTTTCCATACATTCCACATTTTTATATAAACCAGGAACATTTATATATACACGTTTAACATTGTccaaatacatgattaatattttttACTTGAAAAAGTATGTCCATTTTTTCTACATacattttaatttttttaaatgcGTGACTAACAGTTTTTTTAAATGAaaacttttatttttttatttccaCTTTTTTATGATGACATTGTATACTTTTTTGTATACATTGTAAGCAGtttttatacacatttaacattttttatGCATAGTAAAATTTTtaaaattttatataaaaataaTTTTATAATAGACGTATTAATAATATTTTTAAATacaagaaaaataaaaaatatataacaAAAACCGAATACAGCAAAGTGGAAAAAACGAATGGAAAAATGCGTTGAAGGCTTGTGCCCGCACTGGGCCGGCCCAATCGGGCGGCTGCCTGAAGCGAGACAGTATTTAAGTGAGACATAGGCGCCCACCGGGCATTTCCTGTTTGGCGTTTCAGTGAGACTGTAGAAACCCTCGGCCTATCCGTGCGTACACTAAAGGAAAAATAAACTAGTAACTGGAAGCGGGAGAAGTATCCCTGCCGGTGCGGCGAAATACTTCTCCCGCTTCCAGTTACTAGTTAGTACTAGGATCGCGACCTACGGCGATCCGACCCGgtcttctcctttttctttttcttttttttgttttccttcgttcatttttttgttttttattcttttgtttttcttccacCGATTTGCTTcattctctcttttttttctccaTTTTGTGTCATCCTTTTTTTCACTTTCTtttgtttcattttttttcttctctaACTTTTTTCAGTAATTGTTTTTCTTCTCTGATTTGTTTACTTCTttttgcatttgaatctttgttTTTTTTGGTATATTTTTTTGGCTTCTTTGTTTTCTTCCTTTACATTCTATATTTTCTGTACATATCGACAACATTTTTGTCATAGACGTTTACattttttctaatcaaatttaaTATTTTTAATATGCGGTCAACATTATTTCTATACAcattttaacatttttcaaatggttgattaacatttttaagatacaatattaatttttttaatacatggtcagcATTTTTCTTATGCACACTTTTAAAGCTTTTCGAATGCTTAATTAAAATTTTCACATACAATATTAACCTGTtctaatacatggtcaacattttgtTTATGCACATTTAAGATTATTTTCAATGATTGAATAAAATTTCATAAATGCGATATTAACATTTCTTAacacttgttcaacattttttctatacacatttaacattttccaaataccccattaacattttttaaatacttgttcaaccATTTTTCAAGTGCTTGACtaacattttttatatacatgatcaattTTTATATCGTTTACAATACAAGGTCAACATTTtgtctatacacatttaacagtGTTCAAATGATTgatcaacatttttcaaatacttgttcaacatttttattcaaatgcttgattaacattttaaTATTGATGATAAAAGAATCATCATTTGTTTAATACATGGTCAATACTTTTTCTATggacatttaacatttttcaaatgcttgatcaACATTTTCAAATACTAGTTTAACATTTTGTGAAATGCTGGATTGACATACTTATATAGATGATAAATATAATTCATTATTTTTTAATGCATGGTAAACACAATTTTTGTACACATTTAAgatttttcaaatacttgatCAACATTTTTCCAAATGATTAATTAATATCTTTAATGCATGATAAAAAATTATTAATTTTTTTGTACAttgtcaacattttttctatacaaaTTTAACAAATTTCAAATAGTTGATTGAAATTTGCAAATATTTGTTCAAGTTTTGTTTCAAACActtgattaatattttttaaattgATGATCAAAAATATTTATACACGTTTCTTTATACATTTTTCGTATACGTGATAAAATTTTTCTCTATACacattcaacatttttcaaatacttgatcaacattttttcaaatatttCTATAGAGTGTTTTTTGTAATATATAGTTAGAATATTTTAAGGTATAAACAAAAGTAAAAAATAAATTAAAAATCTAAAGAGAAAACATAAAACAAACAGAAAAAGGAGGCTGTGGCTTCCCacactgggccggcccatctcaGTTTCACGTTCAGCGAGGGTTCCTACCCTCTCGCGCAAGATGAGACATAATCGTGCCCACATTAATGTGCTAAATCACTAATTCAGGAGTACTCCTCGCAAAGATCACTCATGCCTCCCAAGTTGTGACAAGTGGCGCGCTGATGCGCCACTTGTCGTAACCTGTGAGTTTTTTCTTTTTACGTAGACCCATTTATTCAAAACATTTTACCTATTAAACTGTGCATCCAAATTTGAAACCGTTTTCACCATTGAATTCCTCGCGttgagatcttcaaaactagatccatgttgata contains:
- the LOC125531321 gene encoding pathogen-related protein-like, giving the protein MASAEGGDKYRSFLHGDGEKNTVWRHGAPPNYDLVNKLFEEERTKEWPEGSLEEKVQRLLKSWEMEMVHKVRPEDQKSAIGGYNAFLATKLPPEHRIYDPDKETVDSGMSTFLTAFPRGFAIEVLDVYSGPPRVAFKFRHWGYMEGPFKGHPPHGHRVEFFGVCIFHVDDDTRVEKAEYFYERGNFLASFLIS